In Drosophila willistoni isolate 14030-0811.24 chromosome XR unlocalized genomic scaffold, UCI_dwil_1.1 Seg8, whole genome shotgun sequence, a single genomic region encodes these proteins:
- the LOC6645838 gene encoding protein encore isoform X4: protein MSSTKSQVALATNIPTNLSSAASASSAAAAAAVVVVASANVAVASSSTGVAGSVAGVVGGGGGEGGSGGGGVAGGGGGGGGGGSGVVLAAATTTTSPPSSSSSLSSSSTSSSASSTSSTASSVSASASASASSSGGSPGIPASASAAPATASSPATNQTGATSSATTTAVSSSSSSSNSSSSNNNSEDSHTNALVGGGQGGGAANLGRQNSFGNRRGNMKGKHLTRSHAMRESTSPPRTPTPRAASEQQQQQQQQQQPLPQLQGDAPHEHNNNNAITNNNNNNNSSKAQSTGRGNSPLMETPAVIVTSQQQQQQQQQQQQLQMPSKPPQNVPLSNEAEFPKLTPPKKSGGGGGAGGQHNRTNSNGSGMEYNNNTNTSNSNNNSSSSNNNGKKFVVDMKVNGLESNSKQQQQQQQHHQSNTNNNNNSSTALIYSSGMNYKAADRHERHERHEMSSQNSNLSNNHDDDSYHYDQRGGGGGGGGPGGGGNNGGKKHRSNTNSKGTKPRLKNIGGSSSGSIDGVGGGGGGGNGGVAVNIGGGGGNSGNGGGVGGGGAGGGVGPGGNSNLIVNNQSNIMANNNVNNSNNSSNNTSGFISRVFHQSENSSEQYTDYGGTDLLMFFRDTLNKNPKDRHILLKIEKDLMEFVQENGRGCEYRFPPATSYNRMLIHRTAAFFGMEHNVDTETQQCVIVAVTKGTRIPEIRFKSLVRSDHREDARKSILKRDTHSFDEVRQSPYLCPERVMLDRKAKSFEEREEDYDRARSRIFSRTANQDGYGGGGGGGGGNGGGSGDGPQDDCYGGWEQQQQQQQQQQQQQQQQQPPRPKRPNGKILQMQNSTESRDGMRSGGAVPKSHNFGNYAGPPSAGGPGGGNSLPRGDSTNSNKSGRGGFTKQDSTGSTSTPWRLSPSSSGSIYHYDPSNLPPNQALQQHAGNNYQSSGGNSGNYVNYRKSSPHQHQQHQQQQQQQQQQQQQLQPALQMQQQQAYTTNEQSCSSTESYAEEVQSPGMDCSEGYDGGGGGGGNGGGYSNDQQQQPSSVDANSIKGDDCDSLASATACLSITTSTSTKNYDRIEVQKYKNQATSPNIPACCSADKDNSMDLLTSGQDEQQQQQQQLVDEAQQARTVAAATPSSSSVTDVVVVTASTAAPPTREMSQPAAAAAAAAAAVSSSSSTQMNCDVQSVSPSSTPYSQCEVVKPTNPGHGHSHSHSHNHSHNHNSHSHSHSLSLAQSQGQLTEVEPKATTWTYTQSYQAPDGSTVFHTTTTPNGPAPYCAATYQQGPDGSFYAVPQGMVYAAYPQPGVSSAGAASQPLFQLTTSAHQPTQAIFASPDAGGELPGGTYMIPVFEPAQQQRESLIPAQAIYQTPGGPAATVMPMAAAAAYPTAQFAAAAPNGAPIYQGPLIYSSEPGGGAQIQQLPVATYPISYSYPYYHPIPYYVQQQAVTATPIPSAGQAPPPQPAQAQPGLATASAAGPPSVAGGSQQQQQQQSQQQQQQQQQQQLSNGGSLITTSGYMGGGAGGGGGARMKRTPGGGSIHYNPNYPPTSVGHANAAHHPGAGSAQLIAAPAASTTTYHALPTLTLAHGGAATNSDLSAAAAAAAGAHVYALPAQHATALIPTNIFPYAATAAAAAGQPGPPPPTAQSAPHHALITAAPFYPAGGSSIDSSGASQSAPSTPAAPGRQAPLFSTPPAPNNVSSGSASSSGGGAGGSSGGGGGGGGGGGGGGGGGGGGGYHSNSSTPHYYHSQNSNEGGGGGGGGYTPYEKRNNGGGGGGPPSTGGGGGVRKPYHPHPGGYNPRHSGPLNGLPSGAKTPLLNSNNEPTPRASPSSINLSGGGVSSGGSGGGGGGGGGGGGPSSSSVSSYHHRGPPHASLNKREGKPNQLPLISGPPPSYATPSNTGNPYESKPPVRLNAGAASFRSQKSINADFRRSVSQRNSPSANGAGGGGGGGGGGGGGGSGGAGGAAANGNGGGNGNNSHESSNNSPNSIAGGPGGGSGAGGSNNNSSANTPNAAPTTAAAAAALGTQYVVLDQATGATMNASPPSIYLSGGGGGGGSGGGGGGGGGGGANGGNTVSGAGGPRASHIPAQLHHNAATAGSAAGSQQATTAAVLSGVAAAAALGGYNPNAASGVYFKYGQTYYAHPSVALPNSRRSPSSDIRPQMAQVAGMYPATMMIQAPPRHPSRHPNPNYKGSRPR from the exons ATGAGTTCTACAAAATCTCAAGTAGCCCTTGCTACAAATATTCCAACCAATTTATCCTCTGCCGCTTCTGCCTCATCAGCGGCTGCTGCAGCcgccgttgttgttgtggccAGTGCCAACGTTGCTGTTGCTTCAAGCTCAACAGGAGTAGCAGGATCAGTAGCAGGAGTagtaggaggaggaggaggagaaggcgGTAGTGGCGGCGGAGGCGTTGCtggtggtggaggaggaggaggaggcggaGGAAGTGGAGTTGTACTAGCAGCAGCCACAACGACGACATCACCaccctcatcatcatcgtctctgtcatcatcatcaacatcgtCGTCAGCATCATCTACATCATCGACGGCATCATCAgtatcagcatcagcatcagcatcagcgtCGTCATCCGGTGGTTCGCCTGGAATACCAGCATCAGCATCCGCAGCGCCAGCGACAGCATCATCACCAGCAACTAATCAGACAGGAGCGACGTCATCAGCCACAACAACAGCCGtgtccagcagcagcagcagcagcaacagcagcagcagcaacaacaacagcgaaGATTCTCATACAAACGCATTGGTGGGTGGCGGACAAGGAGGTGGAGCTGCCAATCTGGGACGTCAAAATAGTTTTGGCAATAGACGC GGTAATATGAAGGGCAAACATCTAACACGAAGCCATGCCATGCGTGAGTCCACATCGCCGCCACGCACGCCAACCCCAAGGGCTGCCTCcgagcagcaacagcaacagcagcagcagcagcaaccgcTACCACAGCTCCAGGGTGATGCCCCCCATgagcacaacaacaataatgccATAaccaataacaataacaacaacaacagcagcaaagcACAATCAACTGGACGCGGCAATTCACCGCTGATGGAAACGCCCGCCGTGATTGTCACtagtcaacagcaacagcaacagcagcagcagcagcaacagttgcAAATGCCATCGAAGCCTCCACAGAATGTTCCTCTAAGCAATGAGGCTGAATTCCCCAAATTAACGCCGCCCAAGAAatctggtggtggtggtggtgctggtggacAGCATAATCGCACCAATAGCAATGGCAGTGGTATGGAATATAACAATAATACCAATACCAGTAATAGtaataacaacagcagcagcagcaacaacaatggcaaAAAGTTTGTGGTTGATATGAAAGTAAATGGACTAGAGAGTAACAgtaagcaacagcagcagcaacaacaacatcaccAGAGCAAcacaaacaataacaacaactctTCCACAGCGCTCATCTATAGTTCAGGAATGAATTATAAGGCAGCCGATCGTCATGAGCGCCATGAACGCCACGAAATGTCCAGTCAAAATAGCAATCTCAGCAATAATCACGATGATGATTCCTATCACTATGATCAGcgaggtggtggtggtggtggaggaggCCCTGGCGGTGGCGGCAATAACGGGGGTAAAAAGCATCGCTCCAATACCAATTCCAAGGGAACCAAACCACGTTTGAAGAACATTGGAGGCAGCTCATCGGGCAGCATTgatggtgttggtggtggtggcggtggcggcaATGGCGGTGTTGCAGTCAATattggcggcggcggtggcaaCAGCGGCAATGGCGGTGGTgtcggtggtggtggtgctggtggtggtgttggtcCTGGCGGTAATAGCAATCTCATTGTCAATAATCAATCCAATATCATGGCAAATAACAATGTGAACAATTCAAATAACTCAAGCAACAATACATCGGGCTTCATATCGCGTG TCTTTCATCAATCAGAGAATTCGAGTGAACAGTATACGGATTATGGTGGAACCGATTTGTTAATGTTCTTTCGTGATACGTTAAACAAGAATCCAAAGGATAGACACATTTTGCTGAAAATTGAAAAGGATCTAATGGAATTTGTCCAAGAGAATGG ACGCGGTTGTGAGTATCGTTTTCCGCCAGCTACTTCATACAATCGTATGTTGATTCATCGCACAGCGGCCTTTTTTGGCATGGAGCATAATGTGGATACGGAGACGCAACAGTGCGTTATTGTGGCTGTTACCAAGGGTACACGTATACCAGAG ATACGCTTCAAATCTCTGGTGCGCAGCGATCATCGTGAGGATGCACGCAAGTCAATTCTAAAACGAGATACGCACAGTTTCGATGAAGTGCGTCAGTCTCCGTATCTTTGTCCCGAACGGGTTATGCTAGATCGCAAGGCCAAAAGCTTTGAGGAGCGTGAAGAGGATTATGATAGAGCGCGTAGTCGTATCTTTAGTCGTACTGCAAATCAAGATGGctatggtggtggtggcggcggcggcggcggcaacgGCGGCGGTAGTGGTGATGGGCCTCAAGATGATTGCTATGGTGGCTgggagcagcaacaacaacagcagcaacagcaacaacagcagcagcagcaacaacaaccgcCCAGACCTAAGCGACCCAATGGCAAGATACTACAAATGCAAAAT TCAACGGAATCACGGGATGGCATGAGATCTGGCGGAGCTGTACCCAAATCTCATAATTTTGGCAACTATGCTGGGCCGCCAAGTGCTGGTGGACCGGGCGGTGGCAATTCCTTGCCACGCGGCGACTCAACCAACTCAAACAAAAGCGGACGTGGCGGATTCACCAAGCAGGACTCAACTGGCAGCACTAGCACGCCATGGCGTCTCTCACCTTCCAGCAGCGG TTCCATCTACCATTATGACCCGTCCAATTTGCCGCCCAATCAGGCGCTACAGCAACATGCTGGCAACAATTATCAGTCAAGTGGTGGCAACTCTGGCAATTATGTTAACTATCGCAAATCGTCAccgcatcagcatcagcaacatcagcaacagcagcagcagcaacaacaacagcagcaacaattgcaacCTGCTCTTcaaatgcaacagcaacaggccTACACCACCAATGAGCAATCTTGCAGCTCAACGGAAAGCTATGCCGAAGAGGTACAATCCCCAGGCATGGACTGTTCAGAGGGTTACGAtggtggcggcggtggtggcggTAATGGTGGTGGCTACTCCAACgatcagcaacaacagccaTCGAGTGTGGATGCCAATAGCATCAAAGGCGATGATTGTGATAGTTTGGCCAGTGCCACAGCCTGTTTGAGCATTACCACATCAACTTCCACCAAGAACTATGATCGCATTGAGGTGCAAAAGTATAAAAATCAAGCGACTAGTCCAAATATACCAGCCTGTTGTTCAGCCGATAAGGATAATAGTATGGATCTATTGACATCCGGCCAAgatgagcagcagcagcagcagcagcaattagTGGACGAGGCACAACAGGCGCgaacagtagcagcagcaactccATCCAGCTCATCGGTGACCGATGTGGTGGTGGTTACAGCATCGACGGCAGCTCCACCTACCAGAGAGATGTCacaaccagcagcagcggcagcagcagcagcagcagcggtcAGTAGCAGCAGTAGCACTCAGATGAATTGTGATGTACAGTCGGTGTCGCCCAGTTCGACACCTTATAGCCAGTGCGAGGTGGTTAAGCCTACGAATCCGGGACATGGCCACAGTCACAGTCATAGTCATAATCACAGTCACAATCACAATAGTCACAGTCACAGTCATAGTCTGAGTCTGGCCCAGAGTCAAGGGCAATTGACCGAGGTAGAACCGAAGGCAACCACCTGGACGTATACGCAGAGCTATCAGGCTCCAGATGGTTCCACCGTCTTTCATACCACAACAACACCAAATGGTCCAGCACCCTACTGTGCAGCCACATATCAGCAGGGG CCCGATGGCAGCTTCTATGCGGTGCCTCAGGGTATGGTCTATGCCGCCTATCCGCAGCCTGGTGTAAGCAGCGCCGGTGCCGCCTCACAGCCGCTCTTCCAACTCACAACGAGCGCTCATCAGCCGACACAAGCGATATTCGCTTCACCAGACGCTGGCGGTGAGCTGCCCGGTGGCACCTACATGATACCTGTCTTCGAACCGGCCCAGCAGCAACGCGAGAGTCTTATACCTGCCCAGGCCATTTACCAGACACCAGGAGGACCGGCCGCAACAGTGATGCCCATGGCAGCGGCTGCTGCCTATCCGACTGCACAGTTTGCTGCTGCGGCCCCGAATGGTGCACCCATCTATCAGGGGCCTTTAATCTACTCCAGCGAGCCGGGTGGTGGAGCTCAAATCCAGCAATTGCCAGTGGCCACGTATCCGATTAGTTACTCGTATCCGTATTATCATCCGATACCGTATTATGTTCAACAGCAAGCGGTGACTGCCACACCCATTCCATCAGCTGGCCAGGCTCCGCCGCCGCAGCCGGCCCAGGCCCAGCCAGGTCTGGCAACTGCCTCAGCGGCTGGTCCGCCCTCAGTTGCTGGTGGctcacagcagcagcagcaacagcagtcacagcagcagcagcaacaacagcagcagcaacagctcAGCAATGGAGGATCATTGATCACAACGAGTGGCTATATGGGTGGCGGTGCTGGTGGAGGTGGTGGAGCACGTATGAAGCGTACACCTGGCGGCGGTTCCATTCATTATAATCCAAACTACCCGCCGACATCGGTTGGTCATGCCAATGCCGCCCATCATCCGGGTGCTGGTTCGGCCCAGCTAATTGCTGCTCCGGCGGCCAGCACAACGACATATCATGCGCTGCCCACACTGACACTAGCCCATGGCGGAGCGGCGACCAATTCTGATCTCAGTGCCGCAGCCGCTGCGGCAGCTGGTGCCCATGTGTACGCCTTGCCGGCTCAACATGCCACGGCTTTGATCCCAACGAACATCTTTCCTTATGCGGCGAcagcggctgctgctgctggccaACCGGGACCACCGCCTCCAACGGCCCAGTCGGCACCACATCATGCCCTGATCACAGCGGCACCCTTCTATCCCGCTGGTGGCAGTTCCATCGATTCTAGTGGCGCCTCGCAATCGGCACCAAGCACTCCAGCCGCACCCGGACGTCAAGCTCCTTTGTTCAGTACCCCGCCAGCTCCCAATAATGTTAGCAGTGGCAGTGCCAGCAGCAGTGGTGGCGGTGCAGGCGGCAGTAGTGGtggcggaggaggaggaggaggtggtggtggtggtggcggcggcggcggcggaggTGGAGGCTATCACAGCAACAGTTCCACTCCGCATTACTATCATAGTCAAAATAGCAATGAAGGCGGCGGCGGAGGCGGCGGTGGCTATACGCCCTATGAGAAGCGCAACAATGGTGGCGGTGGAGGCGGTCCCCCATCAACGGGAGGAGGTGGTGGTGTACGCAAGCCATATCATCCACATCCAGGTGGCTATAATCCTCGTCATTCAGGGCCATTGAATGGTCTGCCATCGGGAGCGAAAACCCCATTGCTCAATTCGAATAATGAGCCAACGCCCCGTGCATCGCCTAGCAGCATAAATCTAAGTGGTGGTGGTGTCTCATCCGGTGGAtccggtggtggtggtggtggtggaggtggCGGTGGTGGACCCTCGTCCTCATCGGTATCCTCGTATCATCATCGCGGACCGCCGCATGCATCGTTGAACAAGCGCGAGGGCAAACCCAATCAACTGCCACTCATTAGCGGACCACCGCCAAGCTATGCCACTCCATCGAATACGGGCAATCCCTACGAGTCCAAACCGCCAGTGCGTCTAAATGCGGGCGCAGCAAGTTTCCGCAGTCAGAAGTCGATCAATGCCGATTTTCGGCGCAGTGTCTCGCAACGGAACTCACCCAGCGCCAATGGTgctggcggcggcggcggcggtggaggaggtggaggtggaggcGGCAGTGGAGGAGCAGGAGGTGCCGCTGCCAATGGTAATGGCGGCGGTAATGGCAACAATAGCCACGAAAGCAGCAACAATTCGCCCAACAGTATTGCCGGAGGACCTGGAGGTGGCAGCGGCGCCGGCGGTAGCAATAATAATAGCTCTGCCAATACTCCAAATGCCGCTCCAACAACAGCCGCTGCAGCCGCCGCCTTGGGCACCCAATATGTGGTCCTGGATCAGGCCACTGGTGCCACAATGAATGCCTCCCCACCATCCATATACTTGAGTGGTGGAGGAGGCGGTGGTGGcagtggtggcggcggcggcggcggcggtggaggAGGTGCCAATGGTGGTAACACAGTGTCTGGCGCCGGCGGACCGCGCGCATCGCACATTCCAGCTCAGCTGCATCACAATGCTGCCACAGCCGGATCAGCGGCTGGCTCACAACAAGCCACCACAGCAGCAGTGTTAAGTGGTGTGGCAGCAGCCGCTGCTCTCGGCGGATATAATCCGAATGCAGCGTCCGGTGTGTACTTCAAGTATGGCCAGACGTACTATGCGCAT CCATCGGTGGCCTTGCCCAACAGTCGACGCTCGCCCTCGAGCGACATACGACCGCAAATGGCTCAAGTGGCCGGCATGTATCCAGCCACAATGATGATACAAG CGCCACCTCGTCATCCAAGTCGTCATCCAAATCCGAATTACAAAGGTTCGCGTCCCCGGTAA